A DNA window from Allokutzneria albata contains the following coding sequences:
- the rplQ gene encoding 50S ribosomal protein L17: MPTPTKGARLGGSPAHQRLMLANLATSLFEHGRITTTEAKARRLRPYAERLITKAKRGDLHNRREIMKLIRDKDIVHKLIAEIGPHFAERNGGYTRITKTMPRKGDNAAMAVIELITERTVTAEANAARGTKFAKDEAKKTEAAPAADVDAEAPKTTEAASEQEQAEGSVETVEADLKDKSDK; the protein is encoded by the coding sequence ATGCCCACCCCCACCAAGGGTGCCCGGCTCGGTGGGTCGCCTGCCCACCAGCGGCTGATGCTGGCCAACCTGGCCACGTCGCTGTTCGAGCACGGCCGGATCACCACCACCGAGGCGAAGGCGCGGCGGCTGCGTCCGTACGCCGAGCGCCTGATCACCAAGGCCAAGCGCGGTGACCTGCACAACCGTCGCGAGATCATGAAGCTGATCCGCGACAAGGACATCGTGCACAAGCTGATCGCCGAGATCGGCCCGCACTTCGCCGAGCGCAACGGTGGCTACACCCGCATCACCAAGACGATGCCGCGCAAGGGCGACAACGCGGCCATGGCCGTGATCGAGCTCATCACCGAGCGCACCGTCACCGCCGAGGCGAACGCCGCTCGCGGCACCAAGTTCGCCAAGGACGAGGCGAAGAAGACCGAGGCCGCCCCGGCTGCCGACGTCGACGCCGAGGCGCCCAAGACCACCGAGGCCGCTTCCGAGCAGGAGCAGGCCGAGGGTTCGGTCGAGACCGTCGAGGCCGACCTGAAGGACAAGTCCGACAAGTGA
- a CDS encoding DNA-directed RNA polymerase subunit alpha, with product MLISQRPSLAEESVNDTRSHFVIEPLEPGFGYTLGNSLRRTLLSSIPGAAVTSIRIDGVLHEFTTVPGVKEDVTDIILNLKELVVSSEEDEPVTMYLRKQGPGEVTAGDIVPPAGVTVHNPDLHIATLNGKGKLEIELVVERGRGYVPAMQNKQAGAEIGRIPVDSIYSPVLKVTYKVEATRVEQRTDFDKLILDVETKPSITPRDAVASAGKTLVELFGLARELNVDAEGIEIGPSPAEADTIAAFAMPIEDLDLTVRSYNCLKREGIHTVGELVSRSEADLLDIRNFGAKSIDEVKLKLAGLGLALKDSPPGFDPSAAAADYTSEGWSAGVDHGNDDGHDYAETEQL from the coding sequence GTGCTCATCTCTCAGCGCCCGTCGCTGGCCGAGGAGTCGGTCAACGACACGCGGTCCCACTTCGTCATCGAGCCCCTGGAGCCGGGTTTCGGCTACACGCTCGGCAACTCCCTCCGCAGGACCCTGCTGTCGTCCATCCCGGGCGCGGCGGTGACCAGCATCCGCATCGACGGCGTGCTGCACGAGTTCACCACGGTCCCCGGCGTGAAGGAGGACGTCACCGACATCATCCTCAACCTCAAGGAGCTGGTCGTCAGCTCCGAGGAGGACGAGCCGGTGACGATGTACCTGCGCAAGCAGGGTCCCGGCGAGGTCACCGCCGGCGACATCGTCCCGCCCGCGGGCGTGACGGTGCACAACCCCGACCTGCACATCGCCACCCTCAACGGGAAGGGCAAGCTGGAGATCGAGCTCGTCGTCGAGCGCGGTCGCGGCTACGTCCCGGCGATGCAGAACAAGCAGGCCGGTGCCGAGATCGGCCGGATCCCGGTCGACTCGATCTACTCGCCGGTGCTGAAGGTGACGTACAAGGTCGAGGCCACCCGTGTCGAGCAGCGCACGGACTTCGACAAGCTGATCCTGGACGTGGAGACCAAGCCCTCGATCACCCCGAGGGACGCGGTTGCCTCGGCCGGTAAGACCCTCGTCGAGCTGTTCGGGCTGGCCCGTGAGCTCAACGTGGACGCAGAGGGCATCGAGATCGGCCCGTCTCCCGCGGAGGCGGACACCATCGCCGCGTTCGCGATGCCGATCGAGGACCTCGACCTCACCGTCCGGTCCTACAACTGCCTCAAGCGCGAGGGCATCCACACCGTGGGTGAGCTCGTCTCGCGCAGCGAGGCGGACCTGCTGGACATCCGGAACTTCGGCGCCAAGTCGATCGACGAGGTCAAGCTGAAGCTGGCAGGCCTCGGGCTCGCGCTCAAGGACAGCCCGCCCGGGTTCGACCCGTCGGCCGCCGCGGCGGACTACACCTCCGAGGGTTGGTCCGCAGGGGTCGACCACGGCAACGACGATGGCCACGACTACGCCGAGACCGAGCAGCTGTAG
- the rpsD gene encoding 30S ribosomal protein S4, with protein sequence MARYTGPATRKSRRLKVDLIGGDKAFERRPYPPGQHGRTRIKESEYLLQTQEKQKARFTYNVLERQFRRYYEEAVRLPGKTGENLLRILESRLDNVVYRAGLARTRRQARQLVAHGHFLVNGQKVNIPSFRVSQYDIIDVKPKSLPTLPFLAAKEALGDRPVPAWLQVVPSNLRVLVHQLPERAQIDVPVQEQLIVELYSK encoded by the coding sequence ATGGCTCGTTACACCGGTCCCGCGACTCGCAAGTCCCGTCGGCTCAAGGTCGACCTCATCGGGGGCGACAAGGCCTTCGAGCGCCGTCCTTACCCGCCCGGCCAGCACGGCCGCACGCGGATCAAGGAGAGCGAGTACCTGCTCCAGACGCAGGAGAAGCAGAAGGCCCGCTTCACCTACAACGTCCTGGAGCGCCAGTTCCGCCGCTACTACGAGGAAGCCGTGCGTCTCCCCGGCAAGACCGGTGAGAACCTGCTGCGCATCCTCGAGTCGCGCCTGGACAACGTGGTCTACCGCGCCGGTCTCGCTCGCACGCGGCGTCAGGCTCGTCAGCTGGTGGCGCACGGTCACTTCCTGGTCAACGGCCAGAAGGTGAACATCCCCAGCTTCCGCGTCTCGCAGTACGACATCATCGACGTGAAGCCGAAGTCCCTGCCGACGCTGCCGTTCCTGGCCGCGAAGGAAGCCCTCGGCGACCGTCCGGTCCCGGCCTGGCTGCAGGTCGTTCCGTCGAACCTGCGGGTGCTCGTGCACCAGCTCCCGGAGCGCGCACAGATCGATGTGCCGGTCCAGGAGCAGCTCATCGTCGAGCTCTACTCGAAGTGA
- the rpsK gene encoding 30S ribosomal protein S11 translates to MPPKSRQGAGVKKIRRKEKKNVSHGHAHIKSTFNNTIVSITDPNGAVISWASAGHVGFKGSRKSTPFAAQMAAENAARKAAEHGMRKVDVFVKGPGSGRETAIRSLQAAGLEVGTIQDVTPQPHNGCRPPKRRRV, encoded by the coding sequence ATGCCTCCCAAGTCCCGCCAGGGCGCCGGGGTCAAGAAGATCCGGCGTAAGGAAAAGAAGAACGTCTCCCATGGGCACGCCCACATCAAGAGCACGTTCAACAACACCATCGTCTCCATCACGGACCCGAACGGCGCCGTGATCTCCTGGGCCTCCGCCGGCCACGTCGGCTTCAAGGGCTCCAGGAAGTCCACCCCGTTCGCGGCCCAGATGGCCGCCGAGAACGCCGCCCGCAAGGCCGCAGAACACGGCATGCGCAAGGTCGACGTCTTCGTCAAGGGTCCCGGCTCCGGCCGCGAGACCGCCATCCGCTCGCTCCAGGCGGCCGGCCTCGAGGTCGGCACCATCCAGGACGTGACCCCGCAGCCGCACAACGGCTGCCGCCCGCCCAAGCGGCGTCGGGTCTGA
- the rpsM gene encoding 30S ribosomal protein S13, translating into MARLSGVDLPREKRMEIALTYIFGIGRTRSKEILAATGVSPDLRAKDLGDDQLVKLRDYIENNFKVEGDLRREVAADIRRKVEIGCYEGLRHRRNLPVRGQRTKTNARTRKGPKKTVAGKKKAGKK; encoded by the coding sequence ATGGCACGTCTTTCTGGCGTCGATCTCCCCCGCGAGAAGCGGATGGAGATCGCGCTGACCTACATCTTCGGCATCGGCCGAACCCGTTCCAAGGAGATCCTGGCCGCGACGGGCGTCAGCCCGGACCTGCGCGCCAAGGACCTCGGCGACGACCAGCTGGTCAAGCTGCGGGACTACATCGAGAACAACTTCAAGGTCGAGGGTGATCTCCGCCGCGAGGTCGCGGCCGACATTCGCCGCAAGGTCGAAATCGGCTGCTACGAGGGTCTGCGGCACCGTCGCAACCTGCCCGTGCGTGGTCAGCGGACCAAGACCAACGCCCGCACCCGCAAGGGCCCGAAGAAGACGGTCGCCGGCAAGAAGAAGGCCGGTAAGAAGTAA
- the rpmJ gene encoding 50S ribosomal protein L36 produces the protein MKVQPSVKKICDKCKVIRRHGRVMVICENLRHKQRQG, from the coding sequence GTGAAGGTCCAGCCGAGCGTCAAGAAGATCTGCGACAAGTGCAAGGTGATCCGCCGTCACGGCCGGGTCATGGTGATCTGCGAGAACCTGCGCCACAAGCAGCGTCAGGGCTGA
- the infA gene encoding translation initiation factor IF-1, with amino-acid sequence MGKKDGAIEVEGRVVEPLPNAMFRVELENGHKVLAHISGKMRQHYIRILPEDRVVVELSPYDLSRGRIVYRYK; translated from the coding sequence ATGGGCAAGAAGGACGGGGCCATTGAGGTCGAGGGCCGCGTGGTCGAGCCACTCCCCAACGCGATGTTCCGCGTTGAGCTGGAGAATGGCCACAAGGTCCTCGCGCACATCAGCGGCAAGATGCGGCAGCACTACATCCGCATCCTGCCCGAGGACCGGGTAGTCGTGGAGCTGTCGCCCTACGACCTGTCCCGCGGCCGCATCGTCTACCGCTACAAGTGA